In Synechocystis sp. PCC 6714, the following are encoded in one genomic region:
- a CDS encoding DedA family protein, whose product MGWEFFSLETLQELARQYGYGAVFFGIALENAGIPIPGETITLLGGFLAGSGDLSYGGVLVAAIAGAVLGDSCGYWAGRWGGWPLLTGAAKLFKIPQDKLDQARHKFSQNGAAAVFFGRFVTLLRIFAGPMAGIVRMPYGKFLLYNIGGASVWATITVSLAYFLGRVVTIEQIIAWTTQFSWFALAAVLGMVGIYFVFHLLQKRFDQTIESAMGDRPR is encoded by the coding sequence ATGGGTTGGGAATTTTTTTCGCTGGAGACCTTGCAGGAATTGGCCCGCCAGTATGGTTACGGAGCCGTCTTCTTTGGCATTGCCTTGGAAAATGCGGGTATCCCCATCCCTGGAGAAACCATAACCCTGTTGGGTGGCTTTTTGGCCGGTAGTGGTGATTTAAGTTACGGTGGTGTGCTCGTTGCGGCGATCGCCGGAGCAGTGTTGGGGGACAGTTGTGGCTACTGGGCCGGACGATGGGGCGGCTGGCCCTTACTGACCGGGGCCGCCAAATTATTTAAGATTCCCCAGGATAAATTAGACCAAGCTCGCCATAAATTTAGTCAAAATGGAGCGGCGGCGGTATTTTTTGGCCGCTTTGTCACTTTACTGAGAATTTTTGCGGGGCCCATGGCTGGCATTGTTCGCATGCCCTACGGCAAATTTTTGTTGTATAACATCGGCGGTGCTTCCGTCTGGGCCACCATTACCGTCAGTTTGGCGTATTTTTTAGGGCGGGTGGTTACCATTGAACAAATCATTGCCTGGACAACCCAATTCAGTTGGTTTGCTTTGGCCGCAGTGCTGGGGATGGTAGGCATTTATTTTGTGTTCCACCTGTTGCAAAAACGTTTTGATCAAACCATTGAATCCGCCATGGGCGATCGCCCCCGATAA
- the trxA gene encoding thioredoxin — MAVKKQFASFAEMLAGSPKPVLVDFYATWCGPCQMMAPILEQVGSHLRQQLQVVKIDTDKYPAIATQYQIQSLPTLVLFKQGQPVHRIEGVQQAAQLIQQLQIFV; from the coding sequence ATGGCCGTCAAAAAACAGTTTGCCAGTTTTGCCGAAATGTTAGCCGGTTCCCCTAAGCCGGTGCTAGTGGACTTTTATGCTACCTGGTGCGGCCCCTGTCAAATGATGGCCCCCATTCTCGAACAAGTGGGTAGTCATCTCCGTCAGCAACTCCAAGTGGTGAAAATTGACACCGATAAATATCCGGCGATCGCAACCCAGTACCAAATCCAATCTTTGCCAACCTTGGTTTTATTCAAACAGGGCCAACCAGTCCATCGCATTGAAGGGGTGCAACAGGCCGCCCAATTAATCCAACAGTTGCAAATTTTTGTGTAA